A segment of the Azospirillum lipoferum 4B genome:
ACGATGGCGGTGACGCCGAGATAGTCGAGGATGGTCTCCACCGGCCGCCCGTCGATCTCCGTCACCTCGCCCTCCGCGTTCGGCCAGGGCAGCACGCCGCAAGCCGGTGCGGCCAGCACGTCGATGTCCTCGAACAGCGCCACGAAGCGGCGGTAGAGGGCGGTGCGGGCGGCCTGCGCCTCCAGATAGGCATCGGCGGTGATGCCGGCACCGGCCTCGATGTTCCAGCGGATGGTGTCGGTCAGATCGTCGCCATGCTTCGCCAGCATCGGCCCGAAGGCGTGGCGGGTCTGTGCCGCGCGCAACGTGCGGAAGGTGGCCATGGCGTCGCCGCAGTCGGGATGGCGGCGCGCCACCGGCCCGACGACGCGCTCCAACCGGTCCACCGCCGCAGCGAAGCGTTCCCGCACCGCCTGGGACACCGTGGCCGCGCCGAAATCGGCGGTGGCGCCCAGCCGTGACTCCGCCCCGTCGTCGCGGTCGCCGAACAGGGAGGTCGGGTCGCGCAGATCGCTGCCGGCCATCGCCGACAGCAGCAGCGCGCAGTCTTCGGTGTCGCGCGCCAGAACGCCATGGGTCGCCAGCGTGTCCCAGCCCAGGGCGCGGCCCGGCGCCGGGATCAGCCCCGGTGTCGGCCGGATCGAGGCGACGCCGCAAAAGTTCGCCGGCACCCGCACCGATCCGCCGAAATCGGTGCCGTGCGCCAGCGGCACCATGCCGACGGCCACCGCCACCGCCGATCCGCCGCTCGACCCGCCGGAGGTGAGAACCGGATCGACGGGGTTGCAGGTCGGCCCGTACAGGCGGTTGCGGCAGACGGCGCCGAAGCCGAATTCCGGCGTGTTGGTCTTGCCGATGACGATGCCGCCCGCCGCCTCGATCCGCGCGACGGCAATGTCGTTGGTCGCCGGAACATGATCGGCATAGAGCGCCGAGCCGTAGGTGGTGCGGATGCCGGCGGTGTCGGTCAGGTCCTTCACCGCCACCGGCAGCCCGTGCAGCGGCCCGACCGGCGCCGGGGCTGCGTCCAGCGCCTCGGCACGGGCCAGGGCCTCGTCGGCGGCCACGGTGATGAAGGCGGACAGTTCCGGCTCCTTCGCCGCGATGCGCGCCAGATGCGCCTCAACCGCCTCCCGCGCCGACAGTTCCCGCCGCGCCAGCCTTGCCGCCAAGCCAGCCGCGCTCTCCCGCCACAGGGCGTTTCGTCCTTCGCTCACTGCATCCTCCCGGTTCAGGCCCGAACCGTAGCGCGAAACCGGTGACATGCGAAACAATGCAGAGTCTGTCAGCGTTGGCGGCCGGCCGACGCTCGGCAGTCGGTCAGGATGTTGCCGACGGTCACCCGCTCCCGCTCGTCCATCGCCAGCCCCCAGCGCGCCTTCACCAGGATCCAGTCGGCGACATAGAGGCAGATGCCGTCGCGCTTCGGCGGCAGCCAGTCCTCCGGCCCCTTGGAGCCCTTGGCGCGGTTGGCTTCGCGGCTGGAGACCAGCAGGGTGCGCGGATCGCTGATGTCGTTGGCATAGGCGGCGCGCCGTTCCCGGCTCCAATCGTAGCCGCCGCTGGCATAGGCCTCCTCCAGCGGAACCCGGTGGTCGATGTCGACCATCTGCGGATCGGTGTAGCGCTCTCCGGTGTAGGGGTCCAGCCAGTCGCCGGCCTTCACACTGCAGCCCTTGGCATCGAGCGTCGCCGGGCGGCGCGAGTCGCGGATCAGCACCTTTTCGCGCGCGTTCAGGCAGCCGCCCTCCAGCGCCAGCCAGTGCGGCCACTCCTCCCGCTCATAGCCGCGGCGCCGTTCCGGCTCGACCCGGATGGCGTCGAGCTGGCGGGTCACCTCGGCATAATCGATCCGGTCGGATGCACGGGCGATGATCGGCGGCGGTGGCTCGGCGGTTTCCTGCCTGCGCGGCTGGCGGGGACGCTGCGTCTCCTGGCCCAGCAGACCGTCGAGCGTGCCGGGCGGCAGGATATGCACGCGCTCCGCCAGCGCGACGGCGGCAAGCACGGCGAGGACGACGAACAGCCCCCGCAGGGTCAGGGAACGGCGGCGGGCCACGTCAGCGCACCCAGGAACAATTCCCTCTCCCCCCCTGGGGGGGAGAGGGGGAATCCATCGCAACCCCCGTCATACTCCGCTCACCTGAATCTCCTGTCCCCCCTCATACTCCGGTAACGCCACAAACCTCAAGGCATGCGGCCGGTCAGGGTGGCGCTCAGCCCCTGGAGAAGGCCGACCTGACAGACCGTGTCGAAGGTGGCGCGCATCAGCGACGGATCGCCGATCGACACGCGGATATCGCCGGCCCGCGGTTCCGAGTGGCGGCGGCGCACGTTGCTGCCGCACAGCTCCTGCAGGACGTCCAGCAGCATCACCAGCGAGGTCGCGCGGCCGGTGCAGAGATTGTACACCTGCGCGCCGGCGAAACGCCGCTCCATCGCCAGCGCCAGGATGCGCACCACGTCGCCGACGAAGACGAAATCGCGGACCTGCTGGCCGTCGCCGTGGATTTCCACATCCTCGCCGCGCGCCACCCGGCGGGCGAAGATGGAGATCACGCCGCTGTAGGGCGACATCGGGTCCTGCCGTGGCCCATAGACGTTAAAGAAGCGGAAGCCGACCGTCGGCACCCCCTGGATCGACCATGCGATGCGGGCATGCATCTCGCAGCCCAGCTTGTCGACGCCATAGGCCGACAGCGGACGCGGAAGCTCGTCCTCCTTCAGCGGCGTGTTGGTGTTGTCGCCGTAGATGGCGGCGGAGGAGGCGTAGACGACGGGAATCGGTCCGCCGCGCTTGGCGTCGCGCGCCGCCTCGAACACGGTGACGGTGCCCAGCAGGTTGGTGCGGTGGGTTTCCGCCCACAGCTCCTGCGATTTCTGCACCGAGGCGACGGCGGCGAGGTGGAACACGCCGTCCACCCCTTCGCCATGGTCGCCGGCCATCGCCTCGCGCACCGCATCGGGATCGGCCACGTCGCCCACCACCAGATTCGCCGCCTCCGGCTTGTTGTCCAGCCGGCCGCTCGACAAATTGTCGAGGATCGTCACCCGATGCCCGTCGGCGAGCAGCCGGTCGGCCAGATGCGAGCCGATGAAACCGCAGCCGCCGGTGATGAGGTAGTGCGCCATGGTCCGTCCAAGCCCTTCCTTCGTTGTGACCGGTCCCGCCGCAGCGCAGCAGAGCCGCCGGAACTCCCACTCTAAGGGTCGGGACACAACCGCAGGATCGCCAGACCATCTTCGGGATAGGACCACGCCTCAACCGGAGATCGGGGCCGCCCGTTCGGCGATCCGGCCGGCGAATCGGCCCGGCTTCCACGACGGCGGCTTCCGGATAGGCGCCACCGGTGGTTCAACAGGGTTATCCACCACCTTGTCCACGGTTCTGTGGATAACCATGGTCAAGCTTGCCAGCCGAAATCCGCGTCGGACCGGACACACTGGTGCAGAAATGCTGCTGTGTACGTATGGTTCCTTGGCCGGATCCTTTGCTGCACAGCACAAAATCGACCAACGCAAAAGGCCCCGCTGTGGCATTCGCGCCACGGCGGGGCCCTTCGACCGGGTCGGTCGGGCCTGTGGACTAAGGCCCGGCTTACGCTTTGTGCTTTGCCGCGCGCAGCGTCAGGCCTGCTTGGGGCCGAGCATCTCCGCCTTGACGGTGGCGAAGGCCCAGTCGAGCCAGGGCAGCACCGCCTCCATATCCTCGTTCTCCACCGTGGCGCCTCCCCACAGGCGCAGGCCCGGCGGCGCGTCGCGGTAGGAACCGGCGTCGAAGGCGGCCTCCTCCTTCTCCAGCAGCGCGGTCAGCTTCTTGGCGAGGCTTGCCTGGGCTTCCTCCGGCAGAGCGGTTACCTCCGGATCGGTGAAGCGCAGGCAGATGGAGGTGCAGGAGCGGGTCGCGGTTTCCTTGGCGAGGAAGCCGGCCCAGCTGCTGGCCTCCACCCACTCCGCGACGATTCGCAGATTCTGCTCCGACCGGCGGATCAGCTGGGTCAGGCCGCCCAGCGACAAGGCCCAGCGCAGGCCGTCGATGGCATCCTCGACGCAGAGCATCGACGGGGTGTTGATGGTATCGCCTTCGAAGATGCCTTCGATCAGCTTGCCGTTCTTGGTCAGGCGGAAGATCTTCGGCAGCGCCCGGTCGGGCTGGAAGCTCTCCAGACGCTCCACCGCGCGCGGGCTCAGCACCAGCATGCCGTGCGCCGCCTCGCCGCCCAGCACCTTCTGCCAGGACCAGGTGGCGACGTCGATCTTGCTCCAGGGCATCGCCATGGCGAAGGCCGAGGAGGTGGCGTCGCAGATGGTCAGCCCCTCACGGTCGTCCGCGATCCACTCGCCGTCCGGCACGCGGACACCGGCGGTGGTGCCGTTCCAGGTGAAAACCACGTCGCGGCTGAAATCCACCGACGACAGATCCGGCAACTCGCCGTAGGGGGCGATCAGGTTGCGGACGTCCGGCAGCTTCAGCTGCTTGGCGACATCCGTCACCCATTCCTTGCCGAAGCTCTCCCAGGCCAGCATGTCGACGCCGCGGGCGCCCAGCATCGACCACAGCGCCATCTCCACCGCTCCGGTGTCGGAAGCCGGGACGATGCCGATGCGGTAATCGCCGGGGATGGACAGAACCGCGCGGGTGAGGTCGATGACCTCCTTCAGCTTGGCCTTGCCCGGCTTGGAGCGGTGGGAGCGGCCGAGCAGCGCGCCGTCCAGCGCGTCGAGCGACCAGCCCGGTCGCTTCGCGCAGGGACCCGAGGAGAAGAGCGGAGTGTTGGGGCGGCGGCTTGGGCGGCTGATCGTCATGGGCGGACTTCCTGTCCCGGAACGGGAATGTGCGGAGGTCCGGACCTTAAAAGCTGCGCCCCCGCCCGTCAATCGACGGGCAGCGACGCACCGGGGCAAGCGCAGTCAGCATCGGAATGGCGACGTTGTGCTTCGGATGCCCTTCTCCCCTTGCGGGAGAAGGGTTGGGATGAGGGGTGCGACCGGCTGAAAGCCCATGGAAATCAAGTTTCCGCCCCTCACCCCAACCCCTCTCCCGCGAGGGGAGAGGGGCTGTCCTCAATGCCAAGCTGCACGTCCTTTCGCAAATGCGAGATGTGTGCATCCCGTAGCCCACGGGGGAGAGGGGCTGTTCCGACGAAGGATGCCCAAATGCCGTTGCCCTGGGCGACGCCCAGCCACACCGGAACCGCAGCCCTGCCAACGCCCCTGCCAACGCCCCTGCTTGCCGACTACTTCGTGCGGCCGATCTTGCCATTGCGGTAGGTCCAGGCGGCTTCGCCGCCGCCGGCCGGCTGCGGCATCGAAACGGTCAGCATGTCGTTGTCGATGGTGACCTGGGCGGCATCGCTGCAGGAGCCGAAGGGATAGGAGACCACCGGCTGCGGCCCGCCGACCTCGATGATGCGGAAGCGGGTCGGGCAATCCTTGGCGCCGGTGTCGGCCTGGAACAGGGCGATCCAGCGTTCCTTCAGGGAATAGGCGCCGACGAAGGACAGCATCTCGCTCTCCTTGTCCTCGAACACCGGCTTGTCGTCGACCGACACCTGGGTGTGCTTCGGCCCGATATCGGTCATCGTCAGAATCGTGTTGCCGAGCGCCGCCATCAGGCGGGGCTCCGCCGCGCTGGCGGAGGTGGCGATCAGAAGGCTGCCCGCCACCGCGGCACCCACACTAAGAACCCGCAAAGGCCGTCTCCCTGGCTGCTGCGCCCCGGCGGGGCGGCTGTCCGAACCGGGCGCACCATAATGCGGCACGCGCCCGGCCGGAAGCCGTCCTTTTCGCCGGTGGAGTCCGGCAGCATTATCAGCGGATGTTGACGCTGAAGCCGAAGCCGGGTGCAACAGGGGCCGGCGCATAGATGACCGGCGGCGGCGGAGCATAGATCACCCGCGGCGGCGGGGGCGGGGCGTAGATGACCGGCGGCGGGGCGTAGTAGACGCCGCGTTCGCGCCAATGATTGTGGTGATGGCGGGGCCGATCCCAGCGCCGCCAATCCGGGCCGCCGGGGCCGGGACCATACCATTCGCGGCCGTAATCGCCTCGCCCGCGCCAGCCGTCATGCGCCTCGGCCTGGCTGACGGTGGCACCCAGCATCGATCCGGCGACCAGAGCGCCCAGAACCACGGCTTTCAATCCAAACCCAAAGCGGCCAGTCATTCCGGCGTCCTCCTGGTGTCGGGAAGCGATGCTTCCCCTTTGACCGGATGAACGCGGAGGCTCCCGATTTCATTCCACCTGTTCGAAAAAGATTTCGTCCTACGACCTTGGTCGAAGCGGTCAGACCCAACCGTCGGCAAGGCCGGGACGCGGATGCGGCGGCGTGAACAGTCCGGGTGCCTGATACACCGGGCGGTCGGCCGGCCGGCCGAAGTGATAGCCCTGGGCCAGTTCGAAGCCCCAGGCGTTGAGCTGCGCCGCCTGGTCGGGGGTTTCCACCATCTCGGCGATCACCTGCACGCGGACCTCCCGGCACAGGCCCACCATGGCGCGCAGGATGGCATCGTCGCGCGGGCTGCCGCCCAGCCGCTTCACATAGCTGCCGTCGATCTTCACGAAATCGACCGGCAGCGCCTGGATATAGGGGAAGGAGGCGGCCCCGGCGCCGAAATCGTCCAGACAGATGCGGTGCCCGGCGCGGCGCAGATCCTCCAGGATGCGGGCGGCGCGCGGCAGATCGGTGAGCCCCGTCGACTCCGTCACCTCCACCAGCAGGCGGGACCGCAACGCCGGATTGCGGGCGACCAGTTGCTGGAAGGCGACGACGAAGATATCGCTGCCCAGCGACGCCGCCGACATGTTGACGGCGATCTGCGGGCCGGGATCGGCGGCCAGAACCTCCAGCGCCTTCTCGCAGACCAGCAGGTCGACGTCATGGACCATGCCCACCTCCTCGGCGAAGGCGATGGTCGGACCCGGCGCGCCGTTCGGGAAACGGGCCAGCGCCTCGTAATGGTGCAGCCCGCCGGTGGCGAGCGAGACGATGGGCTGGAACTGCAGCTTCAGCCGGTCGTCGCTCAGGGTGGAGCGCAGGCTGGTCACCCGCGTCACCGTCTGGTCGACCAGCAGCTTCACCGCGTCATGCATGGTGGCGATGTCGAAGCCGGTGCCATCCTCGGCGAAGCTCTTTACCGTGAACATCAGCACCCGGCCGGCATCCTCCCGGCTGAGGCCGGGCGCCACCATGTCGAGCGTCATGTTCTCCGAAGCCAGGGGCAGGCCGTCGGGCGACAGGCCGGCGCCGGTCAGCGCGATCTCGCTGGCGAGCGCACCGGCGGACACGTCGCTGCCATGGACAAGGCCGAAGCGGTCTTCCCCCAGCCGGGTCGCCAAGGTGTCGTCGGCGGCATGGACGCGCAACAGCGCCCCCACCTCTCCCAGCAGGCGCAGAGTCAATTCGGGTCCGAGCCGCGACTTTACCTCGCCGAAATCGGCGATCTTGATCAGCGTCAGCTTCGGCGGTGCGTTGCCGACATGGACGCCGAACCGCTCGCCCAACTGCGACTGGAAGGCGTCCGGGTCGAGAAGCCCGGTCTCCGCATCGCGGGCCGGCTGCGCCCTGCTGCCGTCGCCGCTCTCCGACCGCGTGAGCGTCAGCTGCACATTGGGGGAACGGCCGAGCCGGTAGCCGGACAGGTTGGCCTGAACGCCGCCGGCAAGCGACACGGCACGCGAGTTCAGCCGGCGGTTGGAGCCGGCAGTGCGCAGCAGGCGCCGCACCAGCCCGCGGTCGCCGGCCGCAACCACCCGGTCGATGGGCTGGCCGATCAGGTCGGCATCCGTAATGCCCAGGAGATTCTGCAAGGCACCGGCCGCGAAGGCGATGGTCCCGCGCGCATCCACTTCGATCAGCACATCCGCGTTGGCGAACGCGAAGCCGAGGAAGCGTGCGACGTCCGATGTCATGGGGCCTCGACAGGGATCGCTGTGGGACAGGCGGTTTCCGACGCATCATATCGCCTGGGGCGAAATTATGTGTCTACTTAAGGTTCGCACCCTAAATGTAAAGGAAACCCTACCACTATCGAAATTTCGCGAACTCTGTGACCGGAAGCGCGGATGGGTTGCGGCGGTCAGAACCGACCGGATGGACTCTCAGGCCGGAACCACACTGTTGCAGAGGAAGGTCTCGAACTGGTCGACCGGCAGCGGCCGGCTGATCAGGAAGCCCTGGATGCGGGTACAGCGCTGCTGGCGCAGCATGTCGGCCTGCTCCTGCGTTTCCACCCCTTCGGCGATGGTGTCGAAGCCCAGGCTTTCGGCAAGGTTCACGATGGTGCCGACGATGGCCGGATCGGTGCTGGACTTGACGATGTCGCGGACGAAGCTGCGGTCGATCTTCAGCGTGTCGATGGGGAAGCGCTTCAGATAGGCCAGCGAGGAATAGCCGGTGCCGAAATCGTCGATGGACAGGCGGACGCCGATGTCCTTCAGCCCGTTCAGGATGGTCACCGCCTTTTCGATGTCGCCGATCATGGCGCCCTCGGTCAGCTCCAGCTCCAGCCGGCCGGGCGGGATGCCGGCCGACTCCACCACGCTGCGGACGAAACCGACGAGGCGGGCATCCTGGAACTGGCGCGGCGACAGGTTGACCGAAACGGACGGAATCGGCAGATCGCGCCCTATCCAGTCGGCCAGCCGGCGGCAGGATTCGATCAGCGTCCAGGCTCCGATTTCCCAGATCAGGCCGGTCTCCTCGGCCAGCGGGATGAACTCCGCCGGGCTGACCATGCCGCGGATCGGATGGCGCCAGCGAATCAGCGCCTCCGCCCCGATGGTGCGGTTGCCGACCAGATCGATCTTCGGCTGGAAATGCAATTCGAACTCGCCGCCGCCGGTGGCGCGGCGCAGGTCGCTCTCCAGCCCCAGCGTGAAGCCCGACCGCTCGCGCATCCCGCCGTCGTAGAAGACGTATTTGTGCTCCGGGTTGCGCTTGGCGTGGTACATGGCGAGATCGGCGTTGCGCAGAAGCTGGTCCGCCGTTTCGCCGTCGTCGGGATAGAAGGCGATGCCGATGGAGGCACCGCAGAAAAGCTCCTGATTGCGGACGGCAAAGGGCTCGTCCATCGAATAGAGCACCTTTTCCACCAGCCGGGCACCGGCGGAGCGGTCGGCGGCGTCCGGTGCGACGATCAGGAACTCGTCCCCGCCCAGCCGGCCGACGGTGTCGGTCATGCGGGTGCAGTTGCGCAGGCGCCGCGCCACCAGCTTCAGCAATTCGTCGCCGGCATGGTGGCCCAGCGTGTCGTTGACCTGCTTGAAGCGGTTGAGGTCGAGGAAGGCGACGGCGACCTTGCTCTTGCTGCGCTGGGCGCGGACGATCGCCTCCTCCAGCCTTTCGCAGACCAGCCAGCGGTTGGGCAGGTCGGTCAGCCGGTCGAAGCTGGCCTGATAGCGGATCTGGTGTTCCTGCGACTTGCGCTGGCTGATGTCGGCGATGGTGAGGACATAATGCTCCAGCACGCCGTTGGGCGCGCGGACCGACGTCACCGACAAAGCGGCGGCGAAGGCGTCACCGGAATGGCGGAAGCTGGTGACCTCCCCCTGCCAGCGGCCGGACTGGCGCGCTGTGGTCCAGATGGCGTCGATGAAGTCGCGTTCGTGCGAACCCGGCGCGAAGAGCACCAGCGGCCGGCGCAGCAGCTCCTCCCGCTGGAAGCCGGTCATGATCTCGTAGGCCGGGTTGATCGCCTGGACGGTCAGTTCGGGATCGACGATCAGGATGCCGTCGGCGACGCTGTCGAACACGGTGGCGAGCAGCCGGATCTTCTCCTCGTGCTGCTTGCGTTCGGTGATGTCCTGGACGGTGCCTTCGTAATAGCGGATGCGGCCGTCGGCATCGCGCACGCAGCGCGCGCTTTCCGAAATCCAGATGATCGAGCCGTCGCGGCGGAAGACGCGCGCCTCGAAACTGTGGACGCGGTCCTGGCGGGCCATCAGGTCGGCGAAGGCCTCGCGCTTGCCGGGATCGACGTAGAGCTGGCAGGCGATATCGGTGAGGTTGGCGATCAGGTCGTCCGGCGACGCGTACCCGTAGATGTCGGCAAGCGCCGGATTGACCCGGAGGTAACGCCCATCGACGGTGGTCTGGTAAATCCCCTCGACTGCATTCTCGAAGATGCTGCGATACTGCTCTTCCGTCTCATGACTCATGATACGCGCCTCATCCGACGCCAATCCCGAACCGCCTGGAAACAACATAAGCGCACAACTCAAACAACGATTGTGGAATTTCCACCTTTCCGCAATGCGGCAAAGTAGACGCCGGCCCGACAACGCCCGTCAAGCGCCATCGGCGATACTGTGGCATAGTATGAAGGGAAAATATAACAAAAAGGTAACCCATCCTGTCCCATGAGTACGGGCCTTTCCGGCGCGGAGAGACAAGCCATTGATAAAGAATAATTATTTTCCAGCGCTTTATTGAAAAGCTGAAAGACTGGGCTCGGCGAGCGGGATGTCCCCCTGCTGCAGGTTCACGGTCATCCCTATACGAATGGCTGTTTCTTACTCATCGCCGCACAGTTTCTGGGCAATTGCCATCGCAAGCGCCGGCATCGGCAAGCTGCACGGTTGTGGAAATCGGCCCGTTTCCAGGCATCGGACGGGCTGGCACGCCCCGTGCAAAGTTGTCGGCGGCAAGCCAACGGCGGCTTGACCAGCGCGGGACCAACGGCTCGGCTCGCACCCAAATCACACGCAACGCGTCCGCCATTTCCTGGCCCCCGCACCGGACCGGTGCCGCACGGGCCGGACCCGACGCTGCTTGCCGTTCCTTCAGCACAGTTCCAAGGGGACTTGTCATGTCGTATCTGGTGCCCTCCGAGTTCGTCACCAAAATGGTGGATGCCGGCGAATCCAAGATTTTCATGTCCACCCGCGACACCGTCATCCGGGCCTTCATGGCGGGTGCGATCCTGGCGCTCGCAGCGGTCTTCGCCGTCACGGTCACGGTCCAGACGGGGTTCCCGATCATCGGCGCCATCCTGTTCCCGGTCGGCTTCTGCATGCTGTATCTGCTGGGCTTCGACCTGCTGACGGGCGTGTTCGTGCTGACGCCGCTGGCGCTGATCGACAAGCGGCCGGGCGTGACCGTCGGCGGCATCCTGCGCAACTGGGGGCTGGTCTTCCTCGGCAACTTCCTGGGCGCGCTGACGGTCGCCGTGATGATGTCGGTCGTCTTCACCTACGGCTTCTCCACCCCGCCGGACAAGGTCGGCTCGGTCATCTCGCACATCGGCGAGAACCGGACGCTGGGCTATGCGCAGTATGGCGCGGCCGGTATGCTGACCATCTTCCTGCGCGGCGTGCTGTGCAACTGGATGGTTTCCACCGGCGTGGTGGGGGCGATGATCTCCACCTCCGTCAGCGGCAAGGTGATCGCCATGTGGATGCCGATCATGCTGTTCTTCGGCATGACCTTCGAGCATTCGGTGGTGAACATGTTCCTGTTCCCGTCGGCGATGCTGATGGGCGGCAACTTCTCGGTCATGGACTACATGATCTGGAACGAGCTGCCGACGGTGCTGGGCAATCTGGTCGGCGGGCTGGCCTTCACCGGCCTGACGCTCTACGCCACCCATGTCCGCACCGCGCCGAAGCGCCGCCTGCAGCAGACCGGCCTGCAGCCGGCCGAGTGACGCGCCCTTCCCTCCTCCAATGCTCAAAGCGACCCCGGTCCGGTTCGGGCCGGGGTTTTCCTTGACGGGACCGGCATCGTGAAAGAGTTGCGGATCTCCATCGGCCAATGGTCCGACAAGGGGCGGAAGGACGCCAACCAGGACTTTCACGGCGCCCTGATCCCGGTGGCGCCGCTTCTGGGGATGAAGGGCATCGCCCTGGCGCTGGCCGACGGCATCAGCAGCAGCCGGGTCAGCCACGTCGCCAGCGAATCCGCGGTGAAGAGCTTCCTGACCGACTATTACTGCACGCCGGAAAGCTGGTCGGTGAAGACGGCGGCGCAGCGCGTGCTGGCCGCGACCAATTCCTGGCTGCACGCCCAGAACCGGCGCAGCGAATACCGCTACGACCAGGACCGCGGCTATGCCTGCACGCTGAGCGCGCTGGTGCTGAAATCGGCCACGGCGCACCTGTTCCATGTCGGCGATTCCCGCATCTACCGCGTCGCCGGCCGGTCGCTGGAGCAGCTGACCACCGATCACCGGGTGGTCGTCTCGTCGGAGGTCAGCTATCTCGGCCGGGCAATGGGCGTGGCGCCGCATCTGGAGATCGACTACCGCGAGGTGGCGGTGGAGCCGGGCGACGTCTTCCTGCTGGCGACCGACGGCGTCTATGAGCATGTCGATGCCGATTTTTTAATCAGCACGATTGCCGCAAACTCGGACGATCTGGACCGGGCGGCGCGACTCGCGGTGGAGGAGGCGCTGCGCCGCGGCAGTCCGGACAATCTGACGATCCAGATCCTGCGCATCGACGCCGTGCCCGCTCCCGATGCCGGCGACCTGTTCCAACGCCTGTCCGACCTTCCGCTGCCGCCCCTGCTGGAGCCGCGGGCGGAGTTCGAGGGCTACCGGATTCTGCGGGAACTGCATGCCAGCAGCCGCAGCCATGTCTATCTCGCCCAGGATGGCGACGGCGGGCCGGCGGTGGTGCTGAAGGTTCCGGCCATCGACCGGCGCGACGACCGCGCCCATCTGCGCCGCTTCCTGATGGAGGAATGGATCGCCCGTCGGG
Coding sequences within it:
- a CDS encoding bifunctional protein-serine/threonine kinase/phosphatase, with translation MVKELRISIGQWSDKGRKDANQDFHGALIPVAPLLGMKGIALALADGISSSRVSHVASESAVKSFLTDYYCTPESWSVKTAAQRVLAATNSWLHAQNRRSEYRYDQDRGYACTLSALVLKSATAHLFHVGDSRIYRVAGRSLEQLTTDHRVVVSSEVSYLGRAMGVAPHLEIDYREVAVEPGDVFLLATDGVYEHVDADFLISTIAANSDDLDRAARLAVEEALRRGSPDNLTIQILRIDAVPAPDAGDLFQRLSDLPLPPLLEPRAEFEGYRILRELHASSRSHVYLAQDGDGGPAVVLKVPAIDRRDDRAHLRRFLMEEWIARRVNSPHVLKPPPQSRPRRHLYVVTEYIEGQTLTQWMRDHPSPDLPTVRAIVEQIGKGLQAFHRLEMLHQDLRPDNVMIDRTGTAKIVDFGSVLVPGILETMPDADRSEILGTVQYTAPEYFLGEGGTPASDLYALGVIAYQMLTGRLPYGGDAATATTRARQRKLVYRTALNDERDIPVWLDGVLRKAAHPDPAKRYQELSEFLYDLRHPRKHAAGARRRPLIERNPLAFWQGLSALLALAVLVLLAGRI